A part of Bacilli bacterium genomic DNA contains:
- a CDS encoding ABC transporter permease yields the protein MMHILNIAKKEIKSDFRDFRTLVFMLAFPIVLMLILGTALTNAFSSNVQLGDIKLLYTVDAGSSLTSSWQQFVKEAGGFDIQFVQAKPGTDGKSKVEDYTYTGYVEVTDNGLDYFGSSIDTIQSNVLQGMLNAFADKYNLASSAAKTDPAKIGEILAASAHGDYVQERTLHAGKAPGSLDYYAMAMTTMIVMYAAIGASTLINREKRYNTALRLLASPVSRGKIFTGKVLGNIVLNLLCVVIVVAFSRFVYQANWGTHYDAVFLVLLSETALAVSIGLAISYFLKGEASRGVLTILIQIFAFIGGAYFPVGAVGGDFLSFLPNLSPIYWANRSLTQIIYDGNVLAALPTAGLNFGLAALLIMLAASAMNRREGF from the coding sequence ATGATGCACATCTTAAACATTGCAAAAAAGGAAATCAAAAGCGATTTCCGCGATTTCCGCACATTGGTTTTCATGCTGGCTTTTCCGATCGTACTGATGTTGATCCTGGGGACGGCGCTCACCAATGCTTTCAGTTCCAATGTTCAACTAGGTGATATCAAGCTTTTATATACAGTCGATGCGGGCAGCAGCTTAACGTCATCCTGGCAACAGTTCGTTAAAGAGGCGGGAGGCTTCGATATTCAGTTTGTGCAAGCAAAACCCGGGACAGACGGCAAAAGCAAGGTGGAAGACTACACATATACCGGTTACGTCGAAGTAACCGACAACGGCCTTGACTACTTCGGCAGCAGTATCGATACGATCCAAAGCAATGTGCTCCAGGGGATGCTGAACGCCTTTGCCGACAAATACAATCTGGCTTCGAGCGCCGCAAAAACCGATCCCGCCAAAATAGGCGAAATCCTGGCCGCCTCGGCGCACGGCGATTATGTGCAAGAGCGTACGCTTCATGCCGGCAAGGCTCCCGGGTCGCTCGATTACTACGCCATGGCAATGACCACGATGATTGTAATGTATGCGGCGATCGGGGCCAGTACCTTGATCAACCGGGAGAAAAGATACAACACGGCGTTGCGTCTGCTCGCTTCTCCGGTTTCGCGCGGCAAAATTTTTACAGGCAAAGTGTTGGGCAATATCGTCTTGAATTTGCTTTGCGTCGTCATTGTGGTTGCGTTCAGCCGCTTCGTCTATCAGGCAAATTGGGGTACTCATTATGACGCGGTCTTTCTCGTACTGCTTAGCGAAACCGCGCTGGCGGTCAGCATCGGGCTTGCCATCAGTTATTTCCTTAAAGGGGAAGCTTCGCGCGGCGTGCTGACGATCCTCATTCAAATTTTCGCCTTTATCGGCGGCGCATATTTTCCGGTCGGGGCAGTCGGCGGCGATTTCTTGAGCTTCCTGCCGAATCTGTCGCCGATCTATTGGGCAAACCGTTCGCTCACACAAATCATATACGACGGCAACGTACTCGCAGCGCTGCCAACAGCCGGTTTAAATTTCGGGTTGGCCGCATTGTTGATCATGCTCGCTGCATCCGCGATGAACCGACGGGAGGGGTTTTAA
- the dld gene encoding D-lactate dehydrogenase — MKNPFISELEAILGRKYIITNPSKTLRYRKGYRSGYGEALAVVKPGNLTELWRVLKTSVKFDKIMIMQASNTSLTEGSTPSGEYDREVIIISTTRMKGLYLLNGGKQVLAFPGTTLYSLENALKPLGREPHSVIGSSCLGASVIGGICNNSGGSLVKRGPAYTELSLFARINENGELELVNHLGIDLGDTPEQIVANLDSGNFDPNAVPESPKHGHNYTYQMRVRDIDADTPARYNADPNQLYESSGCSGKVAVFAVRLDTFPKEQNEKVFYIGTNTPRVLELIRRKALSEFEHLPVAGEYMHRDIYDIAKKYGKDSFIIINKLGTDRLPFLFALKANTERILDKMKIFKPYLPDRILQKLSYLFPNHLPKRMEEFRDKYEHHLILKTSGAGSAEAEAYLTEFFKEAEGDFFVCTPKEGAAAFLHRFVAAGAAIRYQEVHQDEVDDILALDIALRRNDMDWFEELPEEILSQIEHKLYYGHFLCHVLHQDYIVKKGVDAHALKEKMLKLLDSRGAIYPAEHNVGHLYKAAPALVDHYKKCDPTNSFNPGIGKTSKLKNWS, encoded by the coding sequence ATGAAAAATCCATTTATCTCGGAACTTGAAGCGATTTTAGGGCGCAAATATATCATTACCAATCCCTCCAAAACTTTGCGTTATCGCAAAGGCTATCGCTCGGGATACGGGGAGGCGCTGGCTGTTGTCAAGCCGGGAAATTTGACAGAGCTTTGGCGAGTTCTAAAAACATCCGTCAAATTCGATAAAATCATGATTATGCAAGCGTCGAATACAAGTTTGACAGAAGGCTCCACTCCTTCTGGCGAATATGATCGCGAAGTCATCATTATATCCACAACCAGAATGAAAGGACTTTATTTGCTGAATGGCGGCAAACAGGTTTTGGCTTTTCCGGGCACTACGCTCTATTCACTTGAGAATGCGTTGAAACCGCTGGGGCGAGAACCGCATTCTGTGATCGGCTCGTCTTGTCTTGGCGCGTCGGTTATCGGCGGGATTTGCAACAACTCGGGCGGCTCGCTTGTCAAACGCGGACCTGCTTACACGGAACTGTCACTGTTTGCCCGCATTAACGAAAACGGCGAGCTTGAGCTGGTGAATCACCTCGGTATCGATTTGGGCGATACGCCTGAACAAATTGTTGCCAATCTTGACTCTGGAAATTTCGATCCGAACGCTGTCCCGGAGTCGCCTAAACATGGGCACAATTATACTTATCAAATGCGCGTGCGCGACATCGACGCCGATACCCCGGCCAGATACAATGCCGATCCCAACCAGCTCTATGAATCTTCGGGTTGCTCCGGCAAAGTTGCCGTGTTCGCCGTGCGGCTCGATACGTTCCCGAAAGAACAGAACGAAAAGGTTTTCTACATCGGAACCAATACTCCGCGCGTGCTGGAATTGATTCGCCGAAAAGCGCTGTCAGAGTTCGAACATCTCCCTGTCGCCGGTGAATACATGCACCGTGATATTTACGATATCGCCAAAAAATACGGTAAAGATTCATTCATTATCATCAATAAACTGGGCACTGACCGTTTGCCTTTCCTGTTTGCCTTGAAGGCCAATACGGAGCGGATTTTGGACAAAATGAAAATATTCAAACCTTATCTCCCCGACCGAATCTTGCAAAAACTAAGCTATCTGTTCCCCAACCATTTGCCCAAAAGAATGGAGGAATTCCGCGATAAGTACGAGCACCATCTGATCCTCAAAACGTCGGGCGCGGGCAGCGCCGAGGCCGAAGCTTATCTGACGGAATTTTTTAAAGAAGCGGAGGGCGATTTCTTCGTTTGCACGCCAAAAGAAGGAGCTGCCGCATTTTTGCATCGGTTTGTGGCGGCGGGTGCGGCAATTCGCTACCAGGAAGTGCATCAGGACGAAGTCGATGATATTTTGGCGCTTGATATTGCCTTGCGCCGCAATGATATGGACTGGTTTGAAGAGTTGCCCGAGGAAATCTTAAGCCAGATTGAGCACAAGCTTTACTACGGACATTTCCTCTGTCATGTGCTGCATCAGGACTACATCGTGAAAAAAGGAGTCGACGCGCACGCCTTGAAGGAAAAAATGCTGAAGCTGTTGGATTCGCGCGGCGCAATTTATCCCGCGGAACATAATGTCGGTCATCTCTATAAAGCTGCGCCGGCGCTGGTTGATCACTATAAAAAATGCGACCCGACCAATAGCTTCAACCCGGGCATCGGAAAAACATCAAAGCTTAAGAACTGGTCTTAA
- a CDS encoding ABC transporter ATP-binding protein has translation MNVLEMNQVTRKFGDFIAVDNISLSIREGEIFGFLGANGAGKSTTINMIAQLLRITKGEINLLGKNIERHAHFAKMNLGIVPQDLAIYEDMTAYENVSFFAGLYGLRGGKLDARTNEALAFVGLSDKAKDKPKNFSGGMKRRLNIACAIAHHPKLIIMDEPTVGIDPHSRNFILASVRKLNEMGCTIIYTSHYMEEVEEICTRIAIIDHGKIIAEGTKEQLKAIITDTKDIWIETKTAEEIPLGAIRRISGVQAVETDDNIIKIHSRAEINNLNRIIQELLKTGVEIRAVQEKEPNLETVFLTLTGRTLRD, from the coding sequence ATGAATGTGCTGGAAATGAACCAGGTAACGCGGAAATTCGGCGACTTCATCGCCGTGGATAACATTTCGTTAAGCATTCGCGAAGGAGAGATCTTCGGATTCCTCGGCGCCAACGGCGCGGGCAAAAGCACAACAATCAACATGATCGCGCAGTTGTTGCGGATAACAAAGGGAGAGATTAACCTGTTGGGCAAAAATATCGAGCGGCACGCCCATTTCGCCAAAATGAATCTCGGGATTGTTCCGCAGGACCTCGCCATCTATGAGGACATGACGGCGTATGAAAACGTAAGTTTTTTCGCCGGGTTGTACGGGCTGCGCGGCGGCAAGCTGGACGCGCGGACAAACGAGGCTTTGGCCTTCGTCGGCTTAAGCGACAAAGCGAAGGATAAACCGAAAAACTTCTCCGGCGGGATGAAACGGCGGTTGAACATTGCCTGCGCGATCGCCCATCACCCGAAATTGATTATTATGGATGAACCGACTGTCGGCATTGACCCGCATTCCCGCAACTTCATTCTGGCATCCGTACGCAAACTGAACGAAATGGGCTGCACGATTATCTACACCAGCCACTACATGGAAGAGGTAGAAGAAATCTGCACCCGGATCGCGATTATCGATCATGGCAAAATTATTGCCGAAGGCACCAAGGAACAGTTGAAAGCCATCATTACCGATACGAAAGACATCTGGATCGAGACAAAGACGGCGGAGGAAATTCCATTAGGCGCTATCCGCAGAATTTCCGGCGTGCAAGCGGTGGAGACGGACGACAATATCATCAAAATTCACTCGCGCGCCGAAATCAACAATTTGAACCGGATCATCCAGGAATTGCTCAAAACCGGCGTCGAGATTCGCGCAGTGCAGGAAAAAGAGCCAAATTTGGAGACGGTATTCCTGACCCTTACGGGCCGAACCCTCCGCGATTAG
- a CDS encoding response regulator transcription factor codes for MIADDNSFIREGMKIILSSFSDFDVVATVSDGKEAVDFCRSHEVDVALLDVRMPNMNGVEAVRALTAETNVKPLILTTFDDDEYIVDAVKFGAKGYLLKNTDPERICDAIKSVYNGQSVMQDEVLNKIKNTLKAEREPAVPPAAEPPIDKSRFTERELDVMALIAKGLSNKEIAKRLFISEGTTANYITSILNKTGLEHRTQIAIYYLTGSSSGENGGA; via the coding sequence ATGATAGCCGACGACAATTCCTTTATCCGTGAAGGAATGAAAATTATCCTAAGCAGCTTCAGTGATTTTGATGTGGTTGCAACGGTAAGCGACGGCAAGGAAGCGGTGGATTTCTGCCGTAGCCATGAAGTCGATGTGGCGCTTTTGGATGTGCGGATGCCGAACATGAACGGAGTTGAGGCGGTTCGGGCGCTGACGGCGGAAACAAACGTCAAGCCGCTTATCCTGACAACGTTTGACGACGACGAGTACATTGTCGATGCAGTCAAATTCGGCGCCAAAGGCTACCTGCTGAAAAACACCGATCCCGAGCGTATTTGCGATGCGATCAAAAGTGTTTACAACGGCCAAAGTGTGATGCAGGATGAAGTATTGAACAAGATCAAGAACACCCTGAAAGCCGAGCGGGAGCCTGCCGTTCCGCCTGCGGCGGAGCCGCCGATTGACAAAAGCCGCTTCACCGAGCGGGAGCTGGATGTGATGGCGCTGATCGCGAAGGGCTTGTCCAACAAGGAAATTGCCAAACGGTTGTTTATTTCGGAAGGCACGACCGCCAATTACATCACATCGATCCTGAACAAGACCGGATTGGAACATCGGACGCAAATCGCCATTTATTATTTGACCGGTTCTTCAAGCGGCGAAAACGGCGGCGCTTAA
- a CDS encoding histidine kinase produces the protein MEKWAIGYKSVLLLYVIAAIYFSAAGGTDAAAAGDSLQSLELLAFLLYICVNITIYIVNNARFMQLVILLSLLLAAFCAYGLHPLYILLLPPNLYELAAFYAKRFGFSLIIALIPALFINPALLPQYGFVACSAFLVLAMARLFQKRMELYEQTLETRRSEIERLSRALNENEAFIRQSEYTYRLEERNKLSQQIHDQIGHAMAGALIQMEAAKRLLSSDADKASALLQNAIAISKEGIESIRLTLKSIKPPTEELGINRLRLMIDEFTGTHGLDATLTHNGNIDAITPLQWKIIQENVLEAMTNAVKYADATRIEVDVTVLKAMIKATVCDNGKGAGKVVKGLGIIGMEERTAAANGTVIIDGAHGFRVTTLIPIQ, from the coding sequence ATGGAAAAATGGGCGATTGGCTACAAATCGGTATTGCTCCTTTACGTGATTGCCGCCATTTATTTTTCCGCTGCCGGCGGGACAGATGCGGCGGCTGCGGGAGACAGCCTGCAATCATTGGAGTTGCTGGCGTTCCTGCTGTACATATGCGTAAATATTACGATTTACATCGTCAATAATGCACGTTTCATGCAGCTTGTCATCTTGCTTTCGCTGCTGCTCGCGGCTTTTTGCGCTTACGGATTGCATCCGCTTTATATTTTGCTGCTTCCGCCCAACTTATACGAATTGGCGGCATTCTATGCAAAAAGGTTCGGGTTCTCGCTGATCATCGCATTGATTCCGGCATTGTTCATCAATCCGGCGCTGTTGCCGCAATACGGATTCGTTGCTTGTTCCGCATTTCTGGTGCTGGCCATGGCGCGGCTTTTTCAAAAGCGCATGGAATTGTACGAGCAGACGCTTGAGACGAGGCGCAGCGAGATAGAGCGGCTGTCGCGCGCCTTGAATGAAAACGAAGCGTTTATCCGCCAATCGGAATACACATACCGGCTTGAGGAACGGAACAAGCTGTCCCAACAAATCCACGACCAGATCGGGCATGCCATGGCCGGTGCGCTGATTCAGATGGAGGCGGCGAAACGTTTGCTGTCAAGTGATGCCGATAAAGCCTCAGCGCTGTTGCAAAATGCGATTGCGATTTCCAAGGAAGGCATTGAAAGCATCCGGTTAACACTGAAAAGCATAAAACCCCCGACGGAAGAGCTCGGCATTAACCGGCTTAGGCTGATGATCGATGAATTTACCGGTACGCACGGTTTGGACGCGACGCTAACACACAACGGCAATATCGACGCGATCACCCCGCTGCAGTGGAAAATCATTCAGGAAAATGTCCTGGAAGCGATGACCAATGCCGTCAAATACGCCGATGCCACGCGGATCGAGGTTGACGTCACGGTGCTGAAAGCAATGATCAAGGCAACCGTCTGCGACAACGGCAAAGGCGCCGGCAAGGTGGTGAAAGGACTAGGCATTATCGGTATGGAGGAGCGCACAGCCGCCGCTAACGGCACCGTAATCATCGACGGCGCACACGGATTTCGTGTCACTACGCTAATCCCAATCCAATAA
- a CDS encoding ABC transporter permease, whose amino-acid sequence MSNLLWLVRKTLFNTFRSKKKWASYIGLPLVGVIVSFLIYGNVHGGSLRIGIVNADGHAAITQDAIAYVSGLQAVKVTNVDNAELNRQLVAGKLDVGLVFKEGFGQSVRNGHPDGVSIVSVKGAQVTRYTKVMLDAYIANIAAIGKASGTDNAKFRQMYHDYRNGTFQVTARTLGDVSAKKSTGYQSIGFLLLFMLFSAFNMTDLILKEKENRTYYRQLSSPVTARTYILANVTVSILVLALQIMVTLFVMKYAFHLAEGVSLLETGSILLLFGLGAVSLSLMF is encoded by the coding sequence ATGTCCAACTTGCTATGGCTTGTTCGTAAAACATTGTTTAACACATTCCGCTCCAAAAAGAAATGGGCGTCCTATATCGGTTTGCCGCTTGTCGGCGTCATCGTCTCGTTTCTGATCTACGGCAACGTTCATGGCGGTTCGCTGCGCATCGGAATCGTCAACGCCGACGGCCATGCGGCCATTACCCAGGATGCCATTGCCTATGTCAGCGGCTTGCAAGCGGTGAAAGTTACTAACGTGGATAATGCGGAACTGAATCGGCAGCTTGTCGCGGGAAAATTGGATGTAGGGCTTGTGTTTAAAGAAGGGTTCGGCCAAAGCGTCCGCAACGGGCATCCTGACGGTGTAAGCATCGTATCCGTAAAGGGCGCGCAAGTAACCCGCTACACGAAAGTGATGCTTGATGCCTATATCGCCAACATAGCGGCGATCGGTAAGGCTTCCGGAACGGATAACGCGAAATTCCGGCAGATGTACCATGATTACCGGAACGGTACATTCCAGGTTACGGCCAGGACATTAGGCGATGTGTCGGCAAAAAAAAGCACCGGTTACCAATCAATCGGCTTTCTGCTCCTGTTCATGCTGTTTTCCGCCTTCAATATGACGGACTTGATTCTGAAAGAGAAAGAAAACCGCACGTATTACCGGCAATTGTCGTCGCCGGTTACGGCCAGAACGTATATCCTGGCAAATGTAACTGTCAGCATTCTGGTCTTGGCCTTGCAAATCATGGTCACCTTATTCGTAATGAAGTACGCGTTTCATCTCGCGGAAGGCGTGTCTCTGTTGGAAACGGGCAGCATCTTGCTCCTGTTCGGGTTGGGAGCCGTCAGTTTGTCGCTTATGTTCAT